In a genomic window of Mercenaria mercenaria strain notata chromosome 19, MADL_Memer_1, whole genome shotgun sequence:
- the LOC128551219 gene encoding uncharacterized protein LOC128551219, producing MTKYYNCIVCNKRTKPKERRIINSSVRKYLQHQLLITNISETDIICNKCKHRYYKAEVKSACKNVTGQVKDPDFEPPLKLSRPTTVSSPPSVSLGIPGAPSTHSRCIVCKRPGPKLIVVSQNARFWAFIDKNILIRAGSRCCPVHVNSDGNILPELLEKIPVTEQSMLNRTSITQLVQQMRQVCQQHMDSFLSFDNIRDEDCKHMTGLSSAQFEDLCRHILDKVKSTPSRSPRMSVGLFLFKLKSALSNRLLATIFRISVSSVRRAVSTVRKALMRSFVPLYLGLESVTREQIINKHTRPLAKSLFGVDDNSMILVLDGTYIYIQKSNNFYFQRQSYSIHKSRPLVKPMVVVTSTGHFVTIMGPYIAKNNDATILNYMLKKNVEDIKSFLKEDDLIVIDRGFRDSVSILEDMGIRAAMPTFMKKGEKQMSAEDANMSRLVTKIRWVVESANSRIKRYKYLDKVLPTSQVPFIGDFVKIVCAISNKYFPALSGSTSEDEDATLADHMRELSMEVNTLKEFVEDNHLDRRKTQWTAIDETDLENFPVLTDEQLRSLTCGVYQLKLSSSYIQEYIEGDSVIHAHKEDNNLLSVRIQSRHISSKKYMLWIRYNSNAVTAWYCKCRAGARVVGVCSHIAAIVWYLSSARHDPNRVSFGVRNWGQYLTDANELPESIDSSDIGSVASSLVEE from the exons ATGACGAAATATTACAACTGCATTGTTTGCAACAAAAGAACCAAGCCTAAAGAAAGAAGAATTATAAATTCCTCAGTCAGAAAATACTTACAACATCAGTTACTTATTACCAACATTTCAGAGACTGATATTATCTGTAACAAATGTAAACATCGGTATTACAAGGCAGAGGTTAAATCAGCTTGTAAAAATGTAACAGGTCAGGTAAAGGATCCGGACTTTGAGCCGCCATTAAAATTATCAAGACCTACAACAGTTTCCAGTCCACCATCAGTGTCCTTAGGTATACCTGGAGCCCCTAGTACACATTCCAGATGTATTGTATGTAAAAGACCAGGGCCAAAACTCATAGTTGTTTCACAAAATGCTAGGTTTTGGGCATTTATTGACAAAAACATATTGATTCGGGCTGGTTCAAGATGTTGCCCAGTTCATGTCAACAGTGATGGGAATATACTGCCAGAATTGTTAGAAAAAATTCCTGTGACAGAGCAGTCAATGTTGAATAGAACCTCAATAACACAGTTGGTGCAACAAATGAGGCAAGTTTGTCAGCAGCACATGGAtagttttttaagttttgataacATCAGAGATGAAGACTGTAAACATATGACAGGTTTATCTAGTGCTCAGTTTGAGGATTTGTGCCGGCATATTCTGGATAAAGTTAAAAGTACACCATCCAGATCACCCCGTATGTCTGTTGGACTGTTTTTGTTTAAACTGAAATCAGCTTTGTCAAACCGACTGTTAGCAACTATTTTCAGAATAAGCGTTTCCAGTGTAAGAAGAGCTGTTTCAACCGTGCGCAAGGCATTGATGAGGTCGTTTGTACCATTATACCTGGGTCTTGAATCTGTCACACGTGAGCAGATCATCAACAAGCACACACGTCCCCTGGCAAAGTCACTGTTTGGTGTTGATGACAATAGTATGATACTTGTATTAGATGGCACGtacatttatatacaaaaaagtAATAACTTTTATTTCCAGCGCCAGTCATATAGCATACACAAGTCCAGACCCCTGGTCAAACCAATGGTTGTAGTAACTTCAACAGGACACTTTGTGACAATCATGGGTCCTTATATTGCTAAAAACAATGACGCAACGATATTAAATTACATGTTAAAGAAAAATGTGGAAGatataaagtcattcttgaaagAAGATGATTTAATTGTTATTGACAGAGGTTTTCGTGACTCGGTGTCCATTCTCGAAGATATGGGCATACGAGCTGCCATGCCAACTTTCATGAAGAAGGGAGAAAAGCAGATGTCAGCGGAAGATGCCAATATGAGCAGATTGGTCACTAAG ATAAGATGGGTGGTAGAGTCAGCTAATTCCCGCATTAAAAGGTACAAGTACCTTGACAAGGTACTTCCTACTAGTCAAGTTCCTTTTATTGGAGACTTCGTAAAAATAGTATGTGCCATCTCAAACAAGTACTTCCCTGCACTAAGTGGATCAACCAGTGAAGATGAAGATGCAACACTAGCAGACCATATGCGAGAATTATCCATGGAG gtaaataCGCTGAAGGAATTTGTTGAGGACAACCACTTGGACCGAAGAAAAACCCAATGGACTGCAATTGATGAAACTGATTTGGAGAATTTTCCTGTGTTGACTGATGAGCAGTTGAGATCATTAACATGTGGTGTTTACCAGCTGAAGTTAAGTTCTTCATATATCCAAGAATACATTGAAGGTGACTCTGTAATACATGCTCACAAGGAGGATAACAATTTGCTGTCAGTTAGAATTCAAAGTCGACATATATCATCAAAGAAGTATATGCTGTGGATAAGATATAACAGTAATGCTGTAACCGCATGGTATTGTAAATGTCGAGCTGGCGCGAGAGTTGTTGGTGTCTGTTCTCACATCGCTGCTATTGTATGGTACCTTAGTAGTGCTAGGCATGATCCGAATCGTGTGTCGTTTGGTGTTAGAAACTGGGGTCAGTACCTGACTGATGCAAATGAATTACCAGAATCAATAGACTCTTCTGATATTGGTTCAGTGGCTAGCAGTTTAGTAGAAGAATGA